In a single window of the Bacteroidales bacterium genome:
- a CDS encoding S8 family serine peptidase codes for MKICTFLFSLLFICFLTAKAQIVTKQSSKEELLQYHLAQLKNDNHAPYRLIVKFSDKVLMTDGGKTTTSDQVNNVLSDIKMKAMKPLFEKTIEKNAALKAQIGLQRYYIINLDRKTDLSAALIKLNALDEIEVAEPDYLATITGVPNDPYYTQQWALNNTGQAVQFETNFPVGKVGVDLNMQAVWDLQTGSEDVVVCILDTGVDTDHPEFIGRIVPGYDFQFDDNDPNPLPGEDGGAHGTACAGIVGASGNNGMGVAGIAWNTKIMPVKVLYNGTGAWSIIANGITWAADNGADIISASIGGTSYSSALEDAVDYAFSLGCTLFAASGNSNNDLSVEPSYPASFTNTICVGALSPCGERKSFTSCDGEYWWGSNYGSAMDFLAPGTRNYTTDITGADGYDGGDYYPFFNGTSSACPHAAGVAALMLAENPSLTNVEIRSKMQMSCVDMGAPGKDDDTGYGRLDAFEALLNATNNQTIVRITPLLQTVAPGTNFSIDFMIQNVTNLASYQFNFSYEPDYMDLLDVEFSNFLTSTGRTSVTSVVTPDQNNGFILVSNGTTGLTPAGPDGTARLFTVNFQASETPPDFSTLQFNIMESVLKQPNGTLIAPFIINGAVTVEPDYCKTGLYTSGCSAGDYLNYVGIANLENSNSGCSTDGYGDFSYKVADVIQGQTYSLSLKIGHGGNYVSAWVDYNDNMDFEPEEKVLNDYYYSTANVMRTVNITIAEDAPVGSYRLRLRTVRSIQGADACSEEEYGEVEDYTLNILPKDQFGRIEGFVSAVTYESIPGALIQLQPSGASVLSNSMGYYCINVEAGTTSITCSASGYATFYDEIYVSAGEVYNLDIYLWLPDGPCTEDLYGTGCWGGDGIEDFFFEDIYHPESGCSPDGYGDFTYMSTTLTCGEYYYVEISSDFGYNFLNIWIDFNDNNIFEPEELILENELIDNGGELYYFDVNLPWDCQPGEHIMRVRTVFGEPFDDPCAWYEWGEVQDYTVYIEGDEAYGTLQGIVYNWDNNLPLANIQVEIDDLGLSTISGPDGYYEFEYVPAGEYFVSINQEGYFQTAILAEIAPWETSYEDIFAIPIHDNQFQIPQGWSGISSVYYMYPDASDIFAQHSDDVVILSSMDGFYYPGQNVNTLGRWENSPGYKIKTLNAISFSYPGWMRQPPTLSIPAGWSILPCWSDCAVNIEDIFATAGTQPVIVKEIAGTGVYWPNKSVYSLSDLNPGKAYLVLMNNATTVQYPECAFNSSGVSQPSAIVNTTSWETPVPTGNSHLIHVPQNLIQDAGLVAGDYLGAFDASGACFGIAQITGLQNHALAAFADDALTAVKDGFADGEEIHLKAFRAKTGQTELLDVLFDGQMPNQQYFAADGLSSVRLKSTGISSNFSGSQSNFALYPNPTSGIINLQSTIETESLQVKVFDSQGRQLYESSNLTSTASQPVRFDFTGFPSGFYTMKIVSPRAVFDEKFIIK; via the coding sequence ATGAAAATTTGTACCTTTTTATTTTCTCTCCTTTTTATTTGTTTTTTGACGGCCAAAGCGCAAATCGTAACTAAGCAAAGCTCGAAAGAGGAGCTTCTGCAGTACCATCTTGCACAACTAAAAAACGACAATCATGCGCCATACCGACTCATCGTGAAATTCAGCGACAAGGTTCTGATGACTGACGGCGGCAAAACCACAACTTCTGACCAAGTCAACAATGTTTTGTCTGATATTAAAATGAAAGCTATGAAACCGCTTTTTGAAAAAACCATTGAAAAAAACGCAGCTTTAAAAGCTCAAATTGGATTACAGCGCTATTACATTATCAATTTGGATCGCAAAACAGACTTAAGTGCTGCGTTAATCAAACTTAATGCTTTGGACGAAATTGAGGTAGCGGAACCGGATTATCTGGCAACTATTACCGGCGTGCCGAACGATCCTTATTATACACAACAATGGGCTTTGAATAACACCGGCCAGGCTGTTCAATTTGAAACCAATTTTCCGGTGGGAAAAGTGGGCGTTGACCTGAATATGCAGGCCGTGTGGGACCTTCAAACCGGCAGCGAAGATGTGGTGGTTTGTATCCTTGATACCGGTGTGGACACCGACCATCCTGAATTTATAGGCAGGATTGTTCCGGGGTACGATTTCCAGTTTGATGATAATGATCCAAATCCTCTCCCGGGAGAAGATGGCGGGGCGCACGGAACCGCTTGTGCCGGTATCGTTGGCGCCTCAGGTAATAATGGGATGGGTGTGGCAGGAATTGCGTGGAACACCAAAATTATGCCTGTAAAAGTATTGTACAATGGCACGGGTGCATGGAGCATCATTGCCAATGGAATAACCTGGGCAGCCGACAACGGTGCCGATATTATCAGCGCAAGCATTGGCGGGACTTCTTATTCGAGCGCACTCGAGGATGCAGTGGATTATGCTTTTAGTCTGGGCTGCACCCTCTTTGCAGCTTCCGGTAATAGCAACAACGACCTCAGCGTCGAGCCTTCATACCCCGCTTCATTTACCAATACAATTTGTGTTGGCGCATTGAGCCCTTGCGGCGAACGGAAAAGCTTCACCAGTTGTGATGGCGAATACTGGTGGGGAAGTAACTATGGCAGCGCAATGGATTTCCTGGCGCCGGGTACCCGGAATTACACAACCGATATTACAGGTGCTGATGGTTACGATGGTGGAGATTATTACCCTTTCTTTAATGGTACTTCTTCGGCTTGCCCGCATGCAGCAGGCGTTGCCGCGCTGATGCTGGCCGAAAATCCTTCGCTCACCAATGTAGAGATACGCTCGAAGATGCAGATGTCGTGTGTTGATATGGGTGCTCCCGGTAAAGATGACGATACAGGTTATGGCCGCTTAGATGCCTTTGAGGCTTTACTAAATGCAACCAACAACCAAACGATCGTTCGCATTACTCCATTACTACAGACTGTTGCTCCGGGAACAAATTTTTCGATTGATTTTATGATTCAGAATGTGACCAACCTGGCATCTTATCAATTTAACTTTAGCTACGAACCCGATTACATGGATCTTTTGGATGTGGAATTTAGTAACTTTCTTACCTCCACTGGTCGGACTTCGGTTACTTCGGTAGTCACTCCTGATCAGAACAATGGGTTTATTTTGGTTTCTAATGGAACCACCGGCCTCACGCCTGCAGGCCCTGATGGAACTGCACGATTGTTCACGGTTAACTTTCAGGCAAGCGAAACCCCACCGGATTTCTCAACCCTGCAATTTAACATCATGGAATCTGTGCTGAAGCAGCCCAATGGCACACTCATCGCTCCATTCATTATCAACGGTGCTGTTACCGTTGAGCCTGATTATTGCAAAACAGGACTTTATACTTCAGGGTGTAGCGCTGGAGATTATCTAAATTATGTGGGCATAGCAAATTTAGAAAATTCCAATTCGGGATGCAGTACAGATGGATATGGTGATTTTTCCTATAAAGTTGCTGATGTAATTCAGGGGCAGACCTATTCACTTAGTCTAAAAATCGGCCATGGTGGGAATTATGTTTCGGCTTGGGTAGATTACAACGACAATATGGATTTTGAACCTGAAGAGAAAGTGCTAAATGATTACTACTATTCCACGGCAAACGTGATGAGAACAGTAAACATTACAATTGCGGAAGATGCACCTGTGGGATCATACCGATTACGTTTGAGAACGGTACGCAGTATTCAGGGCGCGGATGCTTGCAGTGAAGAGGAGTATGGCGAGGTGGAGGATTACACACTGAATATTCTTCCGAAAGATCAATTTGGCAGAATCGAAGGGTTTGTCTCGGCTGTGACTTATGAATCCATTCCCGGAGCGCTTATTCAACTACAACCATCCGGTGCCTCAGTGTTGTCTAATTCGATGGGTTATTATTGTATAAATGTCGAAGCAGGAACGACGAGTATCACCTGTTCAGCCAGCGGCTACGCTACTTTCTATGATGAAATTTATGTTTCGGCAGGTGAAGTTTACAACCTTGATATCTACTTATGGTTGCCGGACGGCCCCTGTACTGAGGACCTTTATGGAACCGGATGTTGGGGTGGTGATGGTATCGAAGACTTTTTCTTCGAGGATATTTATCATCCAGAGTCAGGCTGCAGTCCGGATGGCTATGGCGATTTCACCTATATGTCCACCACCCTCACCTGTGGCGAGTATTATTATGTGGAGATATCTTCCGATTTTGGTTATAATTTCTTGAATATCTGGATTGATTTTAATGACAATAATATTTTCGAACCTGAAGAATTGATTCTTGAAAACGAACTGATCGATAATGGCGGAGAACTCTATTACTTTGATGTGAATTTGCCCTGGGATTGCCAGCCCGGTGAACACATCATGCGGGTCAGAACTGTTTTTGGCGAACCTTTTGACGACCCCTGTGCCTGGTATGAATGGGGCGAAGTGCAAGATTACACCGTTTATATAGAAGGCGATGAGGCATATGGAACGCTCCAGGGGATAGTGTACAATTGGGATAACAATTTGCCGCTGGCAAATATTCAGGTAGAAATAGATGACCTTGGACTTTCTACTATTTCCGGTCCTGATGGCTATTATGAATTTGAATACGTTCCTGCCGGCGAGTACTTCGTTTCGATCAATCAGGAGGGATATTTCCAGACAGCAATTTTGGCGGAAATTGCTCCCTGGGAAACAAGCTACGAAGATATTTTTGCCATCCCCATCCATGATAATCAATTCCAGATTCCACAGGGGTGGAGTGGCATTTCGAGCGTTTATTACATGTATCCGGATGCATCGGATATATTTGCCCAGCACAGCGATGATGTGGTCATTCTCTCATCGATGGATGGATTTTATTATCCCGGACAAAATGTAAATACTTTGGGCAGGTGGGAAAATAGTCCAGGCTACAAAATTAAGACACTGAACGCGATCAGCTTTAGTTATCCCGGTTGGATGCGCCAACCCCCCACGTTATCTATTCCGGCAGGGTGGAGCATTTTGCCGTGCTGGAGCGATTGTGCAGTGAACATTGAAGATATCTTTGCCACGGCAGGCACACAACCCGTCATCGTTAAAGAAATTGCCGGCACCGGCGTGTATTGGCCCAATAAATCGGTTTATTCACTTTCTGATCTCAATCCGGGCAAAGCATATTTGGTTTTGATGAACAATGCAACGACGGTTCAATATCCCGAATGTGCATTCAATTCATCCGGAGTTTCACAACCATCAGCTATTGTAAATACCACAAGCTGGGAAACGCCCGTGCCAACTGGAAATTCCCATCTGATTCATGTGCCGCAAAACCTGATTCAGGATGCCGGTCTGGTTGCTGGTGATTATTTGGGTGCTTTTGACGCCAGCGGCGCCTGCTTCGGAATTGCCCAAATCACAGGATTGCAAAATCATGCGCTTGCAGCATTTGCTGATGACGCTCTCACGGCTGTAAAAGATGGCTTTGCCGATGGAGAAGAAATTCATCTTAAAGCATTTCGCGCAAAAACGGGTCAAACCGAATTGCTCGACGTGTTGTTTGATGGGCAGATGCCCAATCAGCAATACTTTGCTGCCGATGGATTATCATCTGTGAGGTTAAAATCAACCGGAATTTCATCCAACTTCTCCGGATCGCAAAGCAATTTCGCGCTCTATCCCAACCCAACCTCCGGAATCATCAATCTGCAAAGCACAATCGAAACAGAAAGCTTACAGGTAAAAGTTTTTGATAGCCAGGGAAGGCAGCTCTATGAAAGCAGCAATCTTACGAGCACCGCATCACAACCTGTGCGCTTCGATTTCACAGGATTCCCATCCGGCTTTTACACCATGAAAATTGTAAGCCCACGGGCTGTATTCGACGAAAAGTTTATCATCAAATAA
- a CDS encoding DNA polymerase III subunit delta: protein MLFREIIGQEQIKEKLIGTVATNRVAHAQLFYGNNGYGKLALAVAYAQFISCRDKDKFVHRDSCGKCVSCIKYNKLIHPDLHFIYPVASSTKMKDSVKPTSSQVIKEWRQLLERKNYYITLNDWYHEIGIDNKQATINTNDSSNIIHTLSYTSYESEYKVMIIWMIEKLNHVAAPRLLKMLEEPPDKTLFLLIAEQTEKILPTIMSRVHLVKIPAIENQPLYDACRQRLGMSEAAAAEASRLADGSFTQALTLLETGDELSENFLRFRDWMRLCYSVDVPAILKLSEEMGKETREKLKSFLQSGLIILRQCLLTGFDMGNLVRSTREEQDFYTRFSRFVHQGNISQFVEEFDKAIFHIERNVHTGMIILDLSLTIAKLLKIKKLQPASQE from the coding sequence ATGCTTTTCAGAGAGATCATCGGACAGGAACAAATCAAAGAAAAACTTATCGGCACCGTGGCGACTAACCGTGTGGCGCATGCACAATTGTTTTATGGCAATAACGGTTATGGTAAGCTGGCGCTGGCAGTGGCCTACGCTCAGTTTATCAGTTGCCGCGACAAAGATAAGTTTGTACACCGCGATTCGTGTGGCAAATGTGTGTCGTGCATCAAATACAACAAGCTCATCCATCCCGACCTGCATTTCATTTATCCGGTGGCTTCCTCAACTAAGATGAAGGATTCTGTTAAACCTACCAGCAGCCAGGTAATCAAAGAGTGGCGTCAGTTATTGGAAAGAAAAAACTACTATATCACCCTTAACGACTGGTACCACGAAATCGGCATCGATAACAAACAAGCTACCATCAACACCAACGACAGTAGCAATATCATCCACACGCTCAGCTACACCAGCTACGAATCGGAGTACAAGGTGATGATTATATGGATGATTGAAAAACTAAATCATGTTGCTGCACCACGCCTGCTGAAAATGCTGGAGGAACCACCGGACAAGACTTTGTTTTTGCTCATCGCCGAACAAACCGAGAAGATATTGCCCACCATCATGTCGCGAGTACATTTGGTTAAAATTCCTGCCATCGAAAATCAGCCACTTTACGATGCCTGCCGCCAGCGCCTGGGCATGAGCGAAGCGGCCGCTGCCGAAGCATCACGCCTGGCCGATGGCAGTTTCACACAGGCCTTGACGCTGCTCGAAACGGGTGACGAACTCTCTGAAAACTTTCTGCGCTTTCGCGATTGGATGCGCCTTTGCTATAGCGTCGACGTGCCTGCTATTTTAAAATTGAGCGAAGAGATGGGTAAAGAAACACGCGAAAAACTCAAGAGCTTCCTCCAGTCCGGATTGATCATCCTGCGCCAGTGTCTGCTCACAGGATTTGATATGGGCAATCTGGTGCGTAGCACTCGTGAAGAGCAGGATTTCTATACCCGTTTCTCCCGCTTTGTGCACCAGGGAAACATCAGCCAATTCGTCGAAGAATTCGACAAGGCCATTTTTCACATCGAACGCAATGTACACACGGGCATGATCATACTCGACCTCTCACTTACCATTGCAAAATTGCTAAAGATCAAGAAGCTTCAACCGGCTTCTCAGGAATGA